In Symphalangus syndactylus isolate Jambi chromosome 9, NHGRI_mSymSyn1-v2.1_pri, whole genome shotgun sequence, the genomic stretch gaaccagggaggtggaggttgcagtgggcggagatcgcgccattgcactccagcctgggcaacaagagtgaaactctgtctcaaaaaaaaaaaaaaaaaaaagcacctgcaggctgggcatggtggcctacacctataatcccagcgctttgagaggctaaggcaggaggatctcttgagtccaggagttcaagaccagcctgggcaacatagcaagatctccatctccacaaaacataaaaataattgggTGGGCATGGTGTcagtcacctgtagtcctagctattcgagaggctgaggtgggaggattgcttgagcctaggaggttgaacCTGCAgtgatgagctatgatcatgccactgcattccagcctgggcaacagagcaagactgtctcggaaaaaaaaaatgaagaagaagaagaaaagacgcCTGCATTGCACTCTCTAGGCACCCACACACTCAGGTGACACACTCAGACATACACTACAGGCCCGAACACCACACTGGCttttattttaacagatttattgaaATACCATTTCCATACCATACAActcaccaattcaaatgctaatccaTTTGAAAAGTGGACCCTCCGGGTGGTGTGGCTGGGCTTAGACTGGGGGCTGAGGCCTGGAGTGGCCCCCACCGCACTGCCAGTTGTGCCTGGATTGGGCACTGCAAGCTCTACTCCTGCTGGCTTTGAGGCTGGTGAAAGTCACGTAGcctctcttagcctcagtttcctcctctgtaaaatgagggaaatGGTGTCTGCATGACTCACTTCCAGGGTTATGGTGAGAATAGAGGCGATGGTTAAGTGTGCTATAAAGCAGAAAACAAGTTGGCCAGgcacgcgcggtggctcatgcctgtaattccagcactttgggaggccgaggcaggtggatcacttgaggtcaggagtttgagaccagcctgaccaatatagtgaaaaatacaaaaattagctgggcatggtggcgtgctcctatagtcccagctactcgggaggctgagacaggagaattgcttgaacccgggaagcagaagttgcagtgagcagagatcatgccactgcactccagcctgggggacagagcgagactccatctcaaaaaaaaaaaaaaaaattatacaagtcaatgatttttagtatattcacagagttataCAACCATCATTACCACAATCAATTGTAGAACATTTTCACcacccccaaaaagaaaccctgtacctatTTTCTCCCAACATCCtcaccccagcccctgacaaccactcaTATAATCTTTGTCTCAGTAGATTTCcctattcagaatttttttttttttttttttttacagagtctgtctctgttgccaggctggagtgcagtggcgcgatctcagctcactgcaacctctacctcctgggttcaagtgattctcctacctcagcctcccgagtagctgggactacaggcacatgccaccgcgcccggctaatttttgtatttttagtagagacggggtttcaccatgttggccaggatggtttcaatctcctgaccttgtaattcacccacctcagcctcccaaagtgctaggattacaggtatgagccaccgcacctggccctgaatatgttttaataaatggaatcagggccaggcacagtagctcatgcctgtaatcccagcagtttgggaggctgaggcgggcagattacctgaggtcaggagttcgagaccagcctggccaatatggtgaaaccccatctctactaaaaatacagaaattagccaggcgtggtggcacatgcctgtaatcccagctactcgggaggctgaggcaggagaatcacttgagtccaggaggagaaggtttcagtgagccgaggtcgtgccactgcactccagcctggctgacagagtgagactctgtctcaaaaaataaataaataaaaataaataaataaataaataaataaatgaaatcatacaatagaTGGTCCTGCCTCTTTCACTTactgtaatgttttcaaggttcattcatgttgcaacatgtatcagtactttattcctttttaatggctgcataatattcctttgtatggctagaccacattttatttacccattcatcagttgatgaccATTTAggatgtttccactttttggctattatgcatAATGTTGCTACAAACATTCAGGTACAAATTTTTTTTGTCTGACCTGCTCATATGCTTTTGTGTCTCTTGGGTATTCCTAGAGgaaaattgctgagtcatatggtaacatGAGTCAGCAACGTAATCTTCTGAAGGACCACCAGATTGTTTTCCACAGCAGATGCCCCACTTACATTGCCACCAGCAATGTATCAGGGggtcagtttctccacatcctcaccaacatttgttatttgatTACTGCCTCCCTAGTGGGTGCAaagtggtatctctttgtggctttgatttgcatttctctaatgaccaatgatgttgaacatcttttcatgtatttattggactttttttttttttttttgagacacagtcttgctcccttgcccagattggagtgcggtaacacagtcatagctcactgcagcctcaaattcctgggctcaagcaattctcccacctcagcctcccaagtagctgggactacaggtgtacaccaccatccctggctaatttttttttttttttttaagtagagacaaggtctcactatgttgcccaagctggtcttaaactcctggcctcaagcgatcctcctgccttggcctcacaaagtgccgaGATCACAGCCGTGAGATACCGCCCCCTAGTCacatttattggccatttttatatcttctttctctATTCTAAATGTCCGCTCAGTTTCTTTGgccattttttaattggtttatttgtctttttattattgagttgtaggaatCGTGGTAGGTATTGAGCAAAAAGCTGATTGGAGCTGTGTTTGCCCAGAGGCAAAGTCTTATTTGCAAAGTCCCTGAAGTTTGGCCTCTGGGCATGAAGCTCTGTCCTGCTGGCCTCATCTCAGTGCAGCCCTGCCCAGCAGGTCCACCTCCCCCAGGCTCAGGCACAAGCCCCAAACCCAAGCAACTCAGGACAACTCTTGtctcacagatggggaaactgaggctcaaggtgGTAAAAGGACAGGCTCAAGCGCTCGTGACCCAGGAGAGCAAAGCCAGGCTCAAGTTCAGATCTACCCTTTCTCTACACAATTTCTCTGCACGTAGACATGCCCTGCCTGGCTGTTTTCTGCTTTTATAGCACACTTAACATCACCTCTATTCTCACCATAACCCTGGAAGTGAGTCATGCAGACACCATTTccctcattttatagaggaggaaactgaggctaagagaggCGACGTGACTTTCACCAGCCTCAAGGCCAGCAGGCGTAGGGCTCACGGTGCCCAGTCCAGGCACAACTGGCAGTGCGGTGGGGACCACTCTGGGCCTCAGCCCCCAGTCTAAGCCCAGCCACACCACCTGGAGGGTCTCCTTTTCTTCTGGCCCAGAGCCACCCCCACTCACCAGGAAACTGTAGCAGCCAGTAGTCCACTGGAGGACCTGGGCTATATGAACTTCCTCTAGAACAGCTCCACCCGGCACCAGATGGGCCCTCTGGACTGGCACTCCCAGATCTGCCCAGGCCCTGCCCAACAGGCGCAGCCCAAGACCTTTGCTCCTGAAAGAAGTAGGACCCTGGTTTCCATGAGCCCCTGATACTGTTTCTtacacttcttcttctttttttttatttttttgagatggagtcttgccctgtcgcccaggctggagtgcagtggtgcgatctcagctcactgcaaccaccgcctgctgggttcaagtgattctcatgcctcagcctcccgaatagctggcattacaggcgcatgccaccacgcccggctaatttttgtatttttagtagagacggggtttcaccatgctggccaggctggtctcgaactcctgacctcaggtgatccacccacctcagcctcccaaagtgctgggattacaggcgtgagccaccgcacccagccatgtttCTTGCTCGTCTATCACTCCGAGGCTTAGGCATTTACGGAAGAGGGCACAGGCTGCATGCCTGTGATTTGAGATATGGAGGCAACCCCGAAAAACCCCAAGGCCCAGCTCAATggtgtctctcttctctctggaaGAGCCCTTGACTCCTACAAGATGACCAAGCCCCCTTGACTCAGCACTGCAGTATCCCTTTATCAGTCATTTATGCCAGTAGGAAAGCTTGGGTAGGCAAGGTTGAAGGAACATGAGAAAGTCTTCCCTTCATTCAAGTCACTAAATCGACTCTCTCTTGAGTACCCAACACCATTCTAGGCAATAGGAATGCAGCAGTGAATAAAACCAGCAAAATTCTTGCCTGTTCTGGGACATTACAGATGTCCCAATGGAGTTGACATActggaacagaaagaaagaaacaatttaaaaacagcctgggcgccgtggctcacacctgtaattccagcactttgggaggctgaggcaggcagatcatgaggtcaggagtttgagaccacctggccaatatggtgaaaccccgtctctactaaaaagacaaaaattagctgggtgtggtggcacgtgcccattgtcccagctactcgggaggctgaggcagaagaattgcttgaacccgggaggtggaggttgcagtgagccgagattgcaccactgcactccagcctggtcgacagagtgagattcaaaaaaaaaaaaaagataggctgggcgctgtggctcacacctgtaatcctagcacttccgGATGCCAAGCAGCGgggattgcttgaaaccagaagttcaagaccagcctaggcaacacagtgagaccccatctctataaaaaaatgaaacaattaggtgggcttggtggtgtgtgcctgtagtcccagctacttgggaggctaaagctggaggattgcttaagcccaagaattcaaggctgcagtaggctatgatagtaccactgcactccagcctgggtgacagagcaagatactgtctctaaaataaataaatgaataagttatTGAACGTTCCcagcacaaagaaagaaaagtttgagATGATGACTATgccaattaccctgatctgattacTATACATTCTATGTATTAAAACATCACTGTGTGTGCCATGCATAGGTACAATCATTgccaatttaaattatttttttaagtacaatgaaacataagaaaaatatagaatattgTACGATGGTGTTAAATGCTAAGCAGAATATAAAGTATTAAAGGGGGGCAGGCCATTGTGGGGtaagaaactgcaattttattttattttatttatttaattttgagacagagtctcgctttgtcaccaaggccggagtgcaggggtgtgatctcagctcactgcaacctccacctcctgggttcaagcgattcccttgcctcagcctccctagtagctgggattacaagcgtgtaccaccacgcctggctaatttttgtatttttagtagagacgggatttcgccacgttggccaggctggtctggaactcctgacctcaagtgatccacccacctcagcctcccaaagtgctgggattataggtgtgagccaccgtgcccagccagaagctgcagttttaaatagggtggtcagggaaAGACTCACTGAGAGCAAAAAGCTGAAGGCAGTTAGGAGTAAGCCATGTGGATGTCTGCAGGCATGTTCCATGTACAGGGGACAGCAAGTGCAGGGATTCTGAGGCAGGGGCATGTGGTATGCAAGGGCTGCTCTGAGTGGAAGAGAGGGGATAGGGTTAGGAACAGCCCAGGCTGAACCTCCAAGGCCAAATCTGAAAGGCTCTGAGCTTGGTGAAGAAGGGGGAACGATTGTCAAGGTGTGACAGCCAGGGCTTTGAGGGGTAGCATTTCTGActtaccaactttttttttttttttttaagacagggtctgctctgatgcccaggctggagtgcagtggtgcaattatagctcactgcagcctcgaactcctgggctcaagtaatccctcctgcctgagcctctggagtagtagctgggactacagacacacgccaccacacctggctagttttttaattttttgtagagaccgggtctcactatgttgcccaggctggtgtcgaactcctggtctcaagcaatcctccgttctcagcctcccaaagtgcggggattacaggagtcagccaccaCGGTGCTCGGTCCGGCCTGATTTCCCACTTTTGCGGAGATTGAACCTCTTTCACCACCATTTCATTAAGGTGGACCTCAGCCCTGACTCAGGCTCAAAGGGAGGGAGGACAGGGCTTGGAGAAGGGAGGCGACTCAATGGGAGGAGAGGGGACTTCTAGGAGGGGAGAGCAGCTTAGTTAAAGGCATGCAGGCTCACGGCCAGCGAAGAGAACTGGAGGGAGAGCTGGAGAGGAATTTGAGCTTAGTTAGGCTTAAGGGCATCTTTTGGGTACCTTTGCAGGCAGTCTCTGGCTTCTGGGCCCAGCAACTCCTGGGCTGAACAACCCCACCGCCCAGACTCAGGCTGAGCCTGTGCGACGTGTGTGCGGGAGGGGCCGAGCAGCAGGTGCGCGGCTCCTGCAAACAGCCGCGGCCACACCCACCCTGGTCCTCCCCGCCCCGCCGTTCCGGGGTAATTGGCAGCGCCCCCATCCCCACGCGGCCCGTGCCAAAAGCGCCCAAAGTGGTGAGGAGAGAGAAGCCGTGTCAAATTCTTTGGGATTTGCACCCCAAGCCCCTGACGCATCCCGTCCTCGGTTTTGCCCCGGAGAATTCATTCCCGAGCAGAGAGGGACAAGGACCGAGGGGCGGGGGCTGGGGCAGGTCCCGCCCTTCCTTGGCAACCCCCCTACCCCGGCGTTGTGGGCCGCGCAGGGCCAAGTCCTTCCTCCCAGGACGCTCGGTGAAGGTGGGAGGCAGGGGCCACGTCACTGTCCCCAGGCCCTGGAGAGCGCGGCTCCGCCCCTCCCGCCCCCACCGGAGCGCTGAGCGCTTAGCTAAGACGTACCGGCCCCAGCCCAGGGACAGCCCAGTCGCCGCCGCCCGCCCACAAAGCCACAGGCAGGTGCAGGCGCAGCCGCGGCGCGAGCGTGTGGAGCCGAGCCGTTAGCGCGCGCCGTCGGTGAGTcagtccgtccgtccgtccgccCGTCCGTCCGTCGGGGCGCCACAGCTCCCTCCAGGCCCAGCGGCCCCGGCCCCTCGTCTCCCCGCGCCCGGAGCCACCCGGTGGAGCGGGCCTTGCCGCGGCAGCCATGTCCATGGGCCTGGAGATCACGGGCACCGCGCTGGCCGTGCTAGGCTGGCTGGGCACCATCGTGTGCTGCGCGCTGCCCATGTGGCGCGTGTCGGCCTTCATCGGCAGCAACATCATCACGTCGCAGAACATCTGGGAGGGCCTGTGGATGAACTGCGTGGTGCAGAGCACTGGCCAGATGCAGTGCAAGGTGTACGACTCGCTGCTGGCACTGCCGCAGGACCTGCAGGCGGCCCGCGCCCTCATCGTGGTGGCCATCCTCCTGGCCGCCTTCGGGCTGCTAGTGGCGCTGGTGGGCGCCCAGTGCACCAACTGCGTGCAGGACGACACAGCCAAGGCCAAGATCACAATCGTGGCGGGCGTGCTGTTCCTTCTCGCCGCCCTGCTCACCCTCGTGCCGGTGTCCTGGTCGGCCAACACCATTATCCAGGACTTCTACAACCCCGTGGTGCCCGAGGCGCAGAAGCGCGAGATGGGCGCGGGCCTGTACGTGGGCTGGGCGGCCGCGGCGCTGCAGCTGCTGGGGGGCGCGCTGCTCTGCTGTTCGTGTCCCCCGCGCGAGAAGAAGTACACGGCCACCAAGGTCGTCTACTCCGCACCGCGCTCCACCGGCCCGGGAGCCAGCATAGGCACAGCCTACGACCGCAAGGACTACGTCTAAGGCACAGACGCAGGGagaccccaccaccaccaccaccaccgcgaGCTGGAGCGTGAACCAGGCCATCCAGCGTGCAGCCTTGCCTCGGAAGCCAGCCCACCCCCAGATGCCAGGAAGCCCCCGCGCTGGACTGGGGCGACCTCCCCAGCAGCCACCGCTTTGCGGGCCCGGGAGTAGACTTCGGGGCCCAGGGACCAACCTGCATGGACTGTGAAACATCACCCTTCTGGAGCACGGGGCCTGGGTGCCCGCCAATACTTGACCGCCCCGTCGAGCCCCATCGGGCCGCTGTCCCCATGCTCGCGCTGGGCAGGGACCGGCAGCCCTGAAAGGCGGCACttgatatttttcaataaaagccTTTCGTTTTGCACTCGCTGGAGCCTCCTTGTTCTGAGCGCCTCCACCTCCCTGCAGAGCTCCCCCTCGGGACGGCCTTGGCTGGATCTCGCTCTCCCGGATGGAGCTTAGAGGGAAGGGGGGTTGTAAGCTGAGCTTGGTGATGGCGGAGTGGTCACTCGCCCACTCCCTGGGGATTCGGAAGACAGCCTGTGAGGCCAAAGCCAAGGCCCAATCTAGGAAGCAGGCATGAGCACTTCCCGCACGCCGTGGTTGGGGATGGGAGGGGAAGGTGGCAGAGATGTGCCCCTGGGTCTGTGCTGGGAGCGCGGACCCCGCACAATACCCGACACATTCGGAATCTCCTGTGCGCCTTCTGAAAGAGCGCATTCCGTACTGCAATTTcctattggaaaaaaagaaaacaaaaagacctaTTGTTTGGATAAAACACGCCGCCAAAAGTAAAACCGGGCCAAATCTTCTCACCTGGGGGAGACACGAGAAAAGGGGCCCCATTTCCTTCCTGGGATCCtcaagggagggaaagagggaggactTAGAAGGGGCATCTCAGAGGGGCTTGAGGCCGGATCTCACTGGCTCAGTCCTAGAGGACGAGGTGGgtggctcgcttgagcccaggagttcgagaccaacctgggctacatagcaagaccccatctctaccaaaaaaaaaaattagctgagtatgatggcatacacctgtggtcccagctactcgggaggctgaagcaggaggatggcttgagcccaggaggtcaaggctaccgtgagctgtgattgtgccactgcactccagctggggcaagagagtgagaccctgtctcaaaaacacaacaacgacaaaacatatacacacacacacacacacacaccagaggaGTGGTTGAGGTGAACAGTGTGGAGAGGTACTGGTGCCTTGGAGAAAACACAGGAGATTCAGGCGGGAAAAGGGGCCTGAACCCAGGCACAGGGTGACTTCGTGGGGGCAAGAGATTCAAATGACTGGATGGAACACAAAGGGAGACAGGAAGTGTCAATGAAGCCCAGGACTCCAGCAAGCAAAGGCCAAGTCATGGAGAGTCCGTATGTGGAATTACGAACTTTGAACCTTACTCTGGGTGTAGGGAGTCATGAAAGGGGAAGTACCTGGTCAGATACTTTTAACCTCTCCAGCAGCCCCTGTGGAAGTGGGATTCAAGGAGAAAGATAAGGGAGGGGAACCACCTAACAGGATATGCCGCCATCTTGGAGTGAAATGATGGTGGCCAGAAATTAggcaggggcggggaggggggcaGAACCTGATAGGGGCTGTTAAAGTGGGCAGGACCCGGGAGCCATTTGGATGTGCAGGGTGAGAAAGGCGAGAAT encodes the following:
- the CLDN3 gene encoding claudin-3, with product MSMGLEITGTALAVLGWLGTIVCCALPMWRVSAFIGSNIITSQNIWEGLWMNCVVQSTGQMQCKVYDSLLALPQDLQAARALIVVAILLAAFGLLVALVGAQCTNCVQDDTAKAKITIVAGVLFLLAALLTLVPVSWSANTIIQDFYNPVVPEAQKREMGAGLYVGWAAAALQLLGGALLCCSCPPREKKYTATKVVYSAPRSTGPGASIGTAYDRKDYV